In a single window of the Olivibacter sp. SDN3 genome:
- a CDS encoding RagB/SusD family nutrient uptake outer membrane protein yields the protein MMRKILIYSILLIALFSGCQKDFLNLAPISDTNTENFYRNEEDMLNAVNAAYASLRTGGQYNAAMYTVGEVASDNTEILDAQAGIDNSQIDAFTTLTNNGILNNMWNHHYEGILRCNAVIDRIPAIEMDETLKNRYVAECFFLRALMYFNMVRTFGDIPLVTREITDVQEGYDYTRDPSAEVYAQIVADLNFAIENLPVTYAAADIGRATSGAARGLLTKVYLTQQNWQEAANQAKAVMDLGVYDLMPSYAAVFAIPNKNNVESLFEVQYIKGGFGLGSPFNNAFAPRLSGQIVTTIGAGGGQNHPTAEMASIYETGDQRRAASMADGYQDGDQFVAIRYVTKYLDPALFAAGDADNNWPILRYADILLMRAEALNELGYAPDGEAFEILNRIRQRAGLAAITSAILPDQSSFREVLAHERRVELAFENHRWFDLVRTGRALETLRAQGKSIQEHQLVFPIPQVQIDINPDQIRQNPGY from the coding sequence ATGATGAGAAAGATATTAATATATAGTATACTGTTAATCGCTTTATTTAGCGGTTGTCAGAAAGATTTTCTGAATCTCGCTCCGATCTCCGATACCAATACAGAGAATTTTTACCGCAATGAGGAGGATATGCTGAACGCGGTGAATGCCGCCTATGCCTCACTACGTACTGGAGGACAATATAACGCCGCCATGTATACCGTTGGCGAGGTAGCCTCTGATAATACCGAGATATTGGATGCACAGGCAGGTATAGATAACAGTCAGATCGATGCGTTCACCACCTTAACCAATAACGGTATCCTCAACAATATGTGGAACCATCATTACGAAGGCATTTTACGCTGCAATGCGGTAATCGATCGTATTCCTGCCATAGAGATGGATGAGACACTCAAGAACCGTTATGTAGCCGAATGTTTTTTTTTAAGGGCGCTTATGTATTTTAACATGGTTCGAACTTTTGGAGACATCCCTTTGGTAACAAGAGAAATAACCGATGTACAGGAAGGTTATGACTACACCCGTGACCCCAGCGCAGAAGTATATGCACAAATTGTTGCGGACCTCAACTTTGCCATTGAAAATTTACCTGTTACATATGCCGCCGCCGATATCGGCAGAGCAACCTCCGGCGCAGCAAGAGGCCTATTAACAAAAGTTTATCTCACCCAGCAGAACTGGCAGGAGGCCGCCAACCAAGCAAAAGCAGTGATGGATTTAGGTGTATACGATTTAATGCCATCGTATGCCGCTGTATTTGCTATTCCAAACAAGAACAACGTCGAATCCTTATTTGAAGTTCAATATATAAAGGGTGGCTTCGGACTCGGCAGCCCTTTTAATAATGCCTTTGCTCCCCGTCTATCTGGCCAGATTGTTACGACCATAGGTGCCGGAGGAGGGCAAAATCATCCCACAGCTGAAATGGCTAGCATTTATGAAACAGGAGATCAAAGACGTGCCGCCTCCATGGCGGATGGGTACCAGGATGGCGATCAATTTGTAGCCATCCGGTATGTGACCAAATATTTAGATCCCGCCTTGTTTGCCGCTGGTGATGCCGATAACAATTGGCCTATATTGCGTTATGCGGATATACTATTAATGCGGGCCGAAGCGTTAAATGAACTCGGATATGCGCCCGATGGCGAAGCTTTTGAAATATTAAACCGTATACGGCAACGTGCAGGTCTCGCAGCTATAACAAGCGCTATACTTCCCGATCAGAGCAGCTTCAGGGAGGTACTGGCCCACGAAAGACGTGTGGAGCTTGCTTTTGAAAACCATCGTTGGTTCGATCTGGTAAGGACCGGTCGGGCATTGGAGACGCTTCGTGCCCAAGGTAAATCCATACAGGAGCACCAACTCGTTTTTCCTATACCGCAAGTACAAATAGATATTAACCCTGATCAGATCAGACAAAACCCCGGATACTAA